A window from Actinomycetota bacterium encodes these proteins:
- the pgm gene encoding phosphoglucomutase (alpha-D-glucose-1,6-bisphosphate-dependent), whose protein sequence is MSTHPRAGQVALNEDLVLIPNLITAYYSLHPDPKDPSQRVSFGTSGHRGSALTQSFNEDHIAATSQAICDHRDSAGISGPLFMGSDTHALSAPAWATALEVFAANAVRVQVDAEFNIGKGHTPTPAVSVAILMHNRQLPASSPRRADGVVITPSHNPPKDGGFKYNPPHGGPAGSDITADIQARANAYLAAGLVGVRRVPLQAAMSASTTSLYDFRANYVAELDKVINLEAIRGADIRIGADPLGGASVDYWPAIAERYQLNLTVVHPFVDPTWAFMTLDWDGQIRMDCSSPYAMASLIENRAHYDIATGNDADSDRHGIVTPDGLMNPNHYLAVSIDYLFKHREHWAAGAGVGKTVVSSCMIDRVAASLGRSLLEVPVGFKWFVPGLIDASLGFGGEESAGSSFLRLDGSVWSTDKDGIIAALLASEMLATTGISPSVRYRELTAEFGDPVYERIDAPATREQKAVLGALSASAITATELAGESITSILTAAPGNGAAIGGLKVTTEHGWFAARPSGTEDVYKIYAESFTGTEHLAQIQTEAQTLVDSTIN, encoded by the coding sequence ATGAGCACACACCCACGAGCTGGGCAGGTGGCGCTGAATGAGGACCTCGTGCTCATCCCCAATCTGATCACCGCCTACTACAGCCTGCATCCAGACCCCAAGGATCCATCGCAGCGGGTCAGCTTCGGCACTTCGGGGCATCGGGGCAGCGCCCTGACTCAGTCCTTCAATGAGGACCACATTGCTGCCACCTCCCAAGCGATCTGCGACCACAGAGACTCCGCTGGCATCTCGGGGCCCTTGTTCATGGGCAGCGACACCCATGCGCTGAGCGCACCCGCCTGGGCAACGGCACTTGAGGTCTTTGCCGCCAACGCTGTGCGGGTACAGGTCGACGCCGAATTCAACATCGGCAAGGGCCACACCCCAACACCAGCCGTTTCGGTAGCCATCCTCATGCACAATCGCCAGTTGCCAGCATCCAGCCCTCGCCGTGCCGACGGAGTGGTGATCACGCCTTCACACAACCCGCCGAAGGATGGCGGCTTCAAGTACAACCCACCTCATGGCGGACCGGCTGGTTCGGACATCACCGCCGACATTCAGGCGCGAGCCAATGCCTACCTTGCCGCCGGACTCGTCGGTGTCCGGCGAGTGCCCTTGCAGGCTGCGATGTCGGCGAGCACCACCTCGCTCTATGACTTCCGAGCCAACTATGTGGCCGAACTCGACAAGGTCATCAACCTTGAAGCCATTCGAGGCGCCGACATCCGGATCGGTGCGGATCCCCTGGGTGGGGCAAGCGTGGACTACTGGCCGGCGATTGCCGAGAGGTACCAGTTGAACCTCACGGTTGTGCATCCGTTCGTGGACCCCACATGGGCCTTCATGACTTTGGACTGGGACGGACAGATTCGGATGGACTGTTCATCGCCCTATGCAATGGCCTCGCTCATTGAGAACCGAGCGCACTATGACATTGCAACCGGCAACGATGCGGATTCTGACCGACACGGGATCGTGACCCCTGACGGACTGATGAATCCCAACCACTATCTCGCCGTGAGCATTGACTATCTGTTCAAGCACCGTGAGCACTGGGCAGCGGGTGCTGGCGTCGGCAAGACGGTGGTGAGTTCATGCATGATCGATCGCGTGGCTGCTTCACTTGGAAGGTCCCTGCTTGAAGTGCCCGTTGGATTCAAGTGGTTCGTGCCAGGACTCATCGACGCAAGCTTGGGCTTCGGCGGCGAAGAAAGCGCAGGGTCTTCCTTCTTGCGCCTTGATGGCTCGGTGTGGTCAACCGACAAGGACGGAATCATCGCCGCACTGCTGGCTTCAGAAATGCTGGCTACCACCGGGATCTCGCCTTCGGTGCGCTATCGAGAATTGACTGCCGAGTTCGGCGACCCGGTCTACGAACGGATCGATGCGCCTGCGACGCGTGAGCAGAAGGCTGTGCTGGGCGCCCTGTCTGCCTCAGCCATCACGGCCACCGAACTTGCAGGCGAGTCGATCACCAGCATCCTCACAGCGGCACCGGGCAATGGTGCAGCAATCGGCGGGCTCAAGGTGACGACCGAACATGGCTGGTTTGCGGCGCGGCCCTCTGGTACTGAGGATGTCTACAAGATCTACGCGGAATCCTTCACCGGCACCGAGCATCTGGCGCAGATTCAAACTG
- the rplS gene encoding 50S ribosomal protein L19, protein MKTLDAVDAASLRTDLPDFRAGDTVKVHVKVVEGNKTRVQVFQGVVIGISGSGIGETFTVRKVSYGTGVERKFPLHTPIIEKVELVMRGDVRRAKLYYLRDLRGKKAKIREKRDNAPSKSEG, encoded by the coding sequence ATGAAGACCCTTGATGCAGTAGACGCCGCCTCGTTGCGGACCGATCTGCCAGATTTCCGCGCCGGCGACACCGTGAAGGTGCACGTGAAGGTTGTGGAAGGCAATAAGACTCGAGTGCAGGTATTCCAGGGCGTGGTCATCGGCATCTCCGGCTCAGGCATCGGCGAGACCTTCACGGTCCGCAAGGTCTCCTATGGCACCGGTGTTGAGCGCAAGTTCCCGCTGCATACCCCGATCATCGAGAAGGTCGAGTTGGTCATGCGTGGAGATGTGCGTCGCGCCAAGCTCTACTACCTCCGCGATCTGCGTGGCAAGAAGGCCAAGATTCGCGAGAAGCGCGACAACGCACCAAGCAAGTCAGAGGGCTAG
- the lepB gene encoding signal peptidase I → MRGHSRWEIPLILLVAVLVVLGLTAFVAKPFSIPSGSMESTLQVGDRVLVNRVVYNLRPIERGDVVVFDGTDSFVAQESVAKRDPITGLLTSVGQSFGLFAPDGNDFVKRVIGLPGDRVQCCDTQGRLLVNGTPLVESYIFDGDQPSSVAFNVIVPDGKLWVMGDHRSQSADSRAHLGDPGGGMVPESKVIGRVMAVIWPPARWGAVAAPDSYDKVS, encoded by the coding sequence GTGCGCGGGCACTCTCGGTGGGAAATCCCGCTGATCTTGCTGGTTGCCGTGCTCGTGGTTCTTGGATTGACTGCGTTCGTAGCAAAGCCCTTCTCGATCCCTTCGGGCTCGATGGAGAGCACCTTGCAGGTCGGCGATCGAGTGTTGGTCAATCGCGTCGTCTACAACCTTCGACCCATCGAGCGTGGTGACGTTGTGGTCTTTGACGGCACTGATTCCTTTGTCGCTCAGGAGTCGGTCGCCAAACGCGACCCGATCACTGGACTCTTGACGTCAGTTGGTCAGTCCTTTGGCCTCTTCGCTCCGGATGGCAACGACTTCGTCAAGAGAGTCATTGGGCTGCCCGGTGATCGCGTGCAGTGTTGCGATACGCAGGGCCGATTGCTCGTCAATGGCACACCGCTGGTTGAGTCGTACATCTTCGATGGAGATCAGCCGAGCTCGGTTGCGTTCAACGTGATCGTGCCTGACGGAAAGCTCTGGGTCATGGGCGATCACCGATCACAGAGCGCTGATTCGCGTGCCCATCTGGGCGACCCGGGCGGCGGAATGGTGCCGGAGTCAAAGGTGATTGGGCGAGTGATGGCCGTCATCTGGCCACCTGCCCGCTGGGGTGCAGTTGCTGCTCCCGACAGTTATGACAAGGTGTCGTAG
- the lepB gene encoding signal peptidase I, translating into MNDQQLEPSAAQSKPRKSTGFLAGVREFVTIIIVALVLSALVRAFLVQAFYVPSESMENTLLPNDRIIASKITTHFGGVSRGEVVVFKDPGGWLGPPSPSAEGIRGALHNGLTFIGLLPSDSGSDLVKRAIGIAGDRVVCCDSEQRIVLNGVALNESYIIQPTNQVKFDITVPADSIFMMGDNRGNSRDSRYHLDVNSGGVPLDNIVGRAFVVVWPLARFTTLSIPDIFADPALQNQSATPGS; encoded by the coding sequence GTGAACGACCAACAACTCGAGCCTTCTGCTGCTCAGTCGAAGCCGAGGAAATCCACCGGATTCCTGGCCGGAGTCCGTGAGTTCGTCACGATCATTATCGTCGCCCTAGTGCTGTCGGCGCTTGTTCGCGCATTCCTGGTTCAGGCCTTCTATGTGCCAAGCGAATCGATGGAAAACACACTGCTTCCCAACGACCGGATCATTGCCTCCAAGATCACTACACACTTCGGTGGTGTCTCGCGTGGTGAGGTAGTGGTCTTCAAGGATCCTGGTGGCTGGCTTGGGCCGCCCAGTCCTTCCGCCGAAGGCATTCGCGGCGCGCTGCACAACGGGTTGACCTTCATCGGATTGCTGCCAAGCGACAGCGGCAGCGATCTCGTCAAGCGAGCTATCGGCATTGCCGGTGACCGCGTCGTGTGCTGCGACTCGGAGCAGCGCATCGTGCTCAACGGCGTTGCATTGAACGAGAGTTACATCATCCAGCCGACAAATCAGGTGAAGTTCGACATCACCGTGCCAGCGGACTCAATATTTATGATGGGTGACAACCGAGGAAACTCACGAGATTCGCGCTATCACCTGGATGTCAACAGCGGGGGAGTGCCGCTTGACAACATTGTCGGGAGAGCCTTCGTTGTCGTGTGGCCGCTGGCACGATTCACCACACTTTCGATTCCCGACATCTTTGCCGACCCTGCCTTGCAGAATCAGAGCGCTACGCCAGGCTCGTGA
- a CDS encoding ribonuclease HII: MIAPTLRVEHGLIKAGHSTVAGIDEVGRGALAGPVSVGVVVVHSGIREVLLGVRDSKDLTPNARNALVPKIKTWAGDFAVGHASPDEIDEVGIIGALRIAGHRALRSLRELPDVVLLDGSHDWFTPPDQVSFVELAAGLLDSVPPVVTKVKADQSCASVAAASVLAKVERDELMTRLARDYPPYQWQDNKGYASVSHIAALGEFGACAQHRRSWKLPGL, encoded by the coding sequence GTGATCGCTCCAACTCTGCGTGTTGAGCACGGTCTCATCAAGGCTGGACACTCGACTGTTGCCGGGATCGACGAGGTTGGGCGTGGTGCACTTGCTGGTCCCGTGAGTGTCGGAGTCGTCGTTGTTCATAGCGGCATCCGCGAAGTGCTCCTTGGCGTGCGCGACAGCAAGGACCTCACTCCAAATGCACGCAATGCGCTTGTGCCCAAGATCAAGACCTGGGCTGGTGATTTCGCCGTAGGCCACGCCAGCCCGGATGAAATCGACGAAGTCGGCATCATTGGCGCCTTGCGGATTGCCGGTCATCGAGCCTTGCGCTCGCTGCGCGAACTGCCAGATGTCGTGCTGCTGGACGGCAGCCATGACTGGTTCACCCCACCGGATCAGGTGTCCTTTGTCGAGTTGGCAGCAGGCCTGTTGGACTCAGTGCCCCCCGTTGTCACGAAGGTGAAAGCCGATCAGTCGTGCGCAAGTGTCGCGGCGGCAAGTGTGCTTGCCAAAGTCGAGCGAGATGAACTGATGACCAGGCTCGCCCGCGATTACCCGCCGTATCAGTGGCAGGACAACAAGGGCTACGCCTCGGTCTCACATATTGCCGCGTTAGGTGAGTTTGGCGCCTGCGCCCAGCATCGACGTTCGTGGAAGCTGCCAGGGCTCTAG
- a CDS encoding YraN family protein, with translation MRSSQALGKYGEDLAEEFLKQQGLEILDRNWRCDVGEIDIVARDGHALVICEVKTRSSHQLGSPAEAITVRKLRRLRHLAFRWLEAHQAHVPEVRIDVVCIVQPAWGAAEIEHLRAVGA, from the coding sequence ATGCGAAGCAGTCAGGCACTTGGAAAGTACGGTGAAGACCTTGCCGAAGAATTCCTGAAGCAGCAAGGTCTGGAGATTCTTGATCGCAATTGGCGGTGTGATGTTGGTGAAATCGACATCGTTGCCCGAGACGGACATGCGCTTGTCATTTGTGAGGTCAAGACTCGAAGCTCACACCAACTTGGATCTCCAGCAGAAGCCATCACTGTGCGAAAACTACGGCGTCTTCGGCATCTGGCCTTCCGTTGGCTTGAGGCGCATCAGGCGCACGTACCAGAAGTTCGTATCGACGTCGTCTGCATCGTTCAACCAGCCTGGGGGGCAGCCGAGATTGAGCATCTTCGAGCAGTGGGCGCATGA
- a CDS encoding YifB family Mg chelatase-like AAA ATPase — protein MTLAQVWGVAPAGISAILVKVEVDVSQGLPSVGVVGLAQTSVNESRWRVRSAIINSSLVWPNSRITIGLWPADLPKTGTSLDLPIAVGILQATQQVGATESGMTFIGELGLDGGVRPVPGALAAAIAAAREGFTRVVVCPGNARAVMAIPGLEPVIISKLSQLVGVLSGSEQQEPRPMLCADEVSFDDSPDFADVRGHEFARLALEVAAAGGHHMAMVGPPGVGKTMLAQRLPGILPPLSSALSLEVTAIHALAGTLSTDHGLMSRPPFIAPHHSISVGAMLGAVRSGKLVPGAVTLAHGGVLFLDEAPEFARPCLEGLRQPLEQGALSLMRVERGLSAPARFQLVIAANPCPCGMATDRAEACRCTPMAKRRYSERLSGPLLDRVDIRCTVSGPPVSQMRADLAESSAVIAQRVAQARDRALHRFRLHDWRCNAQASGRRLRREFSPRDDGISLLMDAERRGLNPRGSDRVLRLAWTLADLAAADRPGREQVSMALALRNQEQGQ, from the coding sequence ATGACACTGGCGCAGGTCTGGGGTGTTGCTCCGGCAGGCATCAGTGCAATTCTGGTGAAGGTCGAAGTCGATGTGTCTCAAGGACTGCCCAGCGTCGGCGTTGTTGGGCTAGCCCAGACATCTGTCAACGAATCGCGATGGCGAGTGCGTTCGGCGATCATCAATTCCTCATTGGTCTGGCCGAATTCTCGAATCACCATTGGGCTTTGGCCCGCCGATCTACCCAAGACGGGCACCAGTTTGGATCTTCCGATTGCCGTGGGAATCCTGCAGGCAACCCAGCAGGTGGGCGCCACTGAATCCGGCATGACCTTCATCGGCGAACTTGGCCTTGATGGCGGGGTGCGACCTGTGCCGGGCGCGCTGGCCGCAGCCATCGCTGCCGCCCGCGAAGGCTTCACGCGGGTGGTGGTGTGTCCCGGCAACGCTCGGGCCGTCATGGCCATTCCAGGGTTGGAGCCGGTGATCATCAGCAAGCTTTCGCAACTGGTTGGGGTGCTCTCAGGGTCCGAGCAACAAGAGCCTCGCCCGATGCTCTGTGCAGACGAAGTTTCGTTCGATGACTCGCCAGACTTTGCGGACGTGCGTGGTCACGAATTCGCTCGGCTTGCGCTCGAAGTGGCAGCTGCTGGTGGCCATCACATGGCCATGGTGGGTCCGCCTGGCGTTGGCAAGACCATGCTGGCTCAACGACTGCCGGGCATTCTTCCGCCACTCAGCTCAGCTCTGTCCTTGGAAGTGACCGCGATCCATGCCCTGGCCGGCACCTTGAGCACAGATCACGGGCTGATGTCCAGGCCACCGTTTATCGCACCCCACCACTCAATCTCGGTAGGAGCGATGCTTGGAGCTGTTCGATCCGGCAAGCTCGTGCCCGGGGCTGTGACGCTCGCGCACGGGGGAGTCTTGTTCCTGGATGAAGCTCCCGAATTTGCGCGCCCATGCCTGGAAGGCTTGCGCCAGCCTTTGGAGCAGGGCGCGCTGTCATTGATGCGCGTTGAGCGAGGCTTGTCAGCTCCTGCCAGATTTCAATTGGTCATCGCAGCCAACCCATGCCCATGTGGAATGGCCACCGATCGGGCCGAAGCCTGCAGGTGCACACCTATGGCCAAGCGCCGATATTCAGAGCGACTATCAGGGCCACTGCTTGATCGGGTCGATATTCGATGCACAGTGTCCGGACCACCTGTATCGCAGATGCGCGCGGATCTGGCGGAATCGAGTGCAGTGATCGCACAGCGGGTGGCCCAAGCCCGTGACCGTGCGCTGCACAGATTTCGTCTGCACGACTGGCGATGCAATGCGCAGGCATCTGGGCGTCGTCTCCGTAGAGAATTCTCGCCACGTGACGATGGGATCTCGCTGCTCATGGACGCAGAGCGGCGCGGACTCAATCCGCGCGGCAGCGATCGAGTGCTGCGCTTGGCATGGACACTTGCTGATCTTGCGGCAGCAGACCGGCCCGGACGCGAGCAAGTGTCCATGGCTCTGGCCCTTCGCAATCAGGAGCAAGGGCAATGA
- the dprA gene encoding DNA-processing protein DprA, with protein MTADALLTLAHVVEPGDQRIGALVEDLGAVEVVARIRDGSIHSRHEDALRARLSLVDLDDVRKKADERGVRLVMRGDAEWPSQLDDLGAARPYVLWVLGSPNLRLAALKSVAMIGARASTPYGERIAREWSGQLSDLGWLVVSGGAYGIDAAVHRGALAAGGLTACVLATGIDVAYPRAHEELLARIADSGLLISESPLGVQARRQRFLTRNRVIAALTRATVVVEAALRSGTTSTANSAFTLNRPVLAVPGPTTSPMSAGCHHLIREHAATLAAGWSDILEFLGAGSLESASADSKRLAAHSRPTDVLNEIQARVLDAFPGSRPIDLQQLLIESGVGTHALLGALGTLEMLNFVVRSNDGWRIVRA; from the coding sequence ATGACCGCAGATGCCTTGCTGACTCTTGCTCATGTCGTAGAGCCCGGAGACCAGCGCATCGGAGCGCTTGTGGAAGATCTGGGTGCGGTTGAAGTCGTTGCCCGCATTCGAGACGGTTCAATTCACAGTCGTCACGAGGATGCTTTGCGAGCGCGCCTGTCATTGGTTGATCTCGATGACGTTCGAAAGAAGGCTGACGAGCGAGGTGTGCGCCTTGTGATGCGTGGTGATGCCGAATGGCCATCGCAACTCGACGATCTTGGTGCTGCCCGCCCATACGTCCTGTGGGTGCTCGGCAGCCCAAATCTGCGCCTTGCGGCACTGAAATCTGTGGCGATGATTGGAGCTCGCGCGTCAACTCCCTACGGGGAGCGTATTGCCCGCGAATGGAGCGGTCAGCTCAGCGATCTGGGATGGCTCGTGGTGTCTGGCGGTGCCTATGGCATTGACGCCGCTGTGCACAGAGGGGCTCTTGCCGCAGGCGGACTCACGGCGTGCGTGCTGGCTACCGGGATCGATGTGGCGTATCCCAGGGCACACGAAGAACTACTGGCGCGTATTGCGGACAGCGGACTTCTCATCTCTGAGTCACCATTGGGCGTGCAAGCGCGACGACAGCGATTTCTCACCCGCAACAGGGTGATTGCAGCGCTGACGAGAGCCACCGTCGTGGTGGAGGCAGCGCTTCGTTCAGGCACCACTTCCACTGCCAACAGCGCCTTCACTCTCAACCGCCCAGTGCTTGCCGTCCCAGGGCCAACCACCTCGCCAATGTCAGCTGGGTGTCATCACCTGATCCGTGAACACGCAGCCACCCTCGCAGCGGGATGGTCAGACATTCTTGAATTCCTGGGTGCTGGGAGTCTGGAGTCGGCAAGTGCTGACTCCAAGCGCTTGGCTGCACACAGTCGGCCAACAGATGTTCTGAATGAAATCCAGGCGCGCGTATTGGATGCCTTCCCTGGATCACGCCCAATCGATCTGCAGCAGCTGCTGATCGAGTCAGGCGTGGGTACTCACGCCTTACTCGGCGCGCTTGGAACCCTGGAAATGCTCAACTTCGTCGTGCGTTCAAATGATGGCTGGCGAATAGTGCGCGCCTGA
- a CDS encoding tyrosine recombinase XerC, whose protein sequence is MVSSPVELAPAFADALSGFERHLTLERNRSVHTVRAYTSDVTALLIFASARNCDQLAHIDLGLLRDWLGEQHQAGHSRSTIARRAASVRAFTAWCERRGLIASDPSRRLKSPRVPHKLPIVLDVAEAAQLMDLAAERALDEDPVAARDRALVELLYGTGVRVSELCLLDLADIAWDSRTVRVLGKGRKERVVPYGIPAERALQSWLRLREALARPSSPPAVFLGVRGNRLDPRAARTVVVTLTQQAHLPRLAPHGLRHSAATHVLEGGADLRAVQELLGHASLATTQQYTHVSVERLRSAFDQAHPRAAHD, encoded by the coding sequence GTGGTCAGTTCACCTGTTGAATTAGCACCCGCGTTCGCGGATGCACTCTCGGGCTTCGAGCGACATCTGACACTTGAACGCAATCGAAGCGTGCACACTGTTCGCGCGTACACATCAGACGTCACTGCGCTGCTGATCTTTGCCAGCGCAAGGAACTGCGATCAGCTCGCACACATCGATCTCGGACTCCTGCGCGATTGGTTGGGTGAGCAGCACCAAGCGGGACATTCGCGAAGCACGATTGCCCGTCGCGCAGCCTCCGTTCGTGCCTTCACGGCTTGGTGTGAGCGGCGAGGGCTGATTGCTTCGGATCCAAGTCGCCGTTTGAAGAGCCCGCGGGTGCCACACAAGCTGCCAATCGTCCTCGATGTGGCTGAGGCAGCGCAGTTGATGGATCTCGCTGCCGAGCGCGCGCTCGATGAAGACCCGGTAGCTGCGCGCGATCGCGCTCTTGTGGAGCTGCTCTATGGCACGGGGGTGCGTGTCTCTGAGCTCTGTCTACTGGATCTTGCAGATATCGCGTGGGATTCGCGCACGGTTCGTGTGCTGGGCAAGGGTCGCAAGGAACGGGTCGTGCCCTATGGCATTCCGGCCGAGCGAGCCCTGCAGTCTTGGCTTCGCCTGCGCGAGGCCTTGGCCAGACCGAGCTCGCCGCCTGCGGTCTTCCTTGGCGTGCGCGGCAATCGACTGGATCCTCGGGCCGCGCGAACCGTCGTCGTCACCCTTACTCAGCAAGCGCATCTGCCCCGGCTTGCCCCCCATGGCCTGCGACATTCAGCGGCCACTCATGTGCTCGAAGGTGGGGCCGATCTGCGGGCTGTTCAAGAACTCCTGGGCCACGCTTCCCTTGCCACAACTCAGCAGTACACCCACGTTTCAGTGGAGCGGCTGCGGTCAGCCTTTGATCAGGCTCATCCGCGAGCCGCCCACGACTAG
- a CDS encoding M23 family metallopeptidase, which yields MILFALVTILSQWLAPIPGAEVLLDFAPAQQRWSAGHRGVDFAAETGTSVAAIGPGTVVFAGIIAGKPVISIEHPELGLRSTYEPVTGVVRPGDVVRGGQLIGSIARVGGHCADRCLHLGLKDPRHGQYRDPLALWDSRYAVLKPLSD from the coding sequence ATGATCCTGTTCGCCCTCGTCACGATCCTGAGCCAGTGGCTGGCACCAATTCCCGGTGCAGAGGTACTGCTGGACTTTGCGCCTGCCCAACAGCGCTGGTCGGCGGGACACCGTGGAGTGGATTTCGCTGCTGAAACCGGCACAAGCGTGGCTGCGATCGGACCGGGAACGGTCGTCTTCGCGGGCATAATCGCCGGAAAACCGGTCATCAGCATCGAGCACCCGGAGTTGGGCTTGAGATCCACCTACGAGCCAGTAACCGGAGTGGTGCGCCCAGGCGATGTGGTGAGGGGCGGTCAGTTGATCGGCTCAATCGCGCGGGTCGGGGGCCATTGCGCGGATCGCTGCCTCCATCTTGGGCTCAAAGACCCAAGGCACGGCCAGTACCGCGATCCCTTGGCCCTATGGGACTCGCGATACGCGGTATTGAAGCCTTTGTCCGACTAG
- the rpsB gene encoding 30S ribosomal protein S2: MAVVTMRQLLDSGVHFGHQTRRWNPKMKRFILTERNGIYIIDLQQSLAFIDSAYEYVKETVAHGGTIMFVGTKKQGHDAIAEQATRVGMPYVNERWLGGMLTNFQTVSKRISRLKELENMDLVNVAGSGFTKKELLMMRREKDKLSKVLGGIREMGKVPSALWIVDTKKEHIAVGEAHKLGIPVIAVLDTNCDPDEVDFPIPGNDDAIRSVALLTRVIADAVAEGLMARASRASGLSEPAPEPLAEWERELLEGADAAVAAEVVVEPAAVAEEAPVADQIPIV; encoded by the coding sequence ATGGCAGTTGTCACCATGCGCCAGCTACTCGATAGCGGTGTGCATTTCGGGCATCAGACCCGTCGTTGGAATCCCAAGATGAAGCGCTTCATCCTCACCGAGCGCAATGGCATCTACATCATCGATCTGCAGCAGTCCCTTGCATTCATCGACAGTGCCTACGAGTACGTGAAGGAGACCGTCGCCCACGGCGGCACCATCATGTTCGTTGGCACCAAGAAGCAGGGCCATGACGCGATCGCTGAGCAGGCCACCCGCGTTGGCATGCCATATGTCAACGAGCGTTGGCTCGGCGGAATGCTGACCAATTTCCAGACCGTCTCCAAGCGCATCTCGCGCCTGAAGGAGCTGGAGAACATGGATCTGGTCAACGTTGCCGGATCCGGTTTCACCAAGAAGGAACTCCTCATGATGCGTCGTGAGAAGGACAAGCTCTCCAAGGTTCTCGGTGGTATTCGTGAAATGGGCAAGGTCCCCAGCGCCCTTTGGATCGTTGACACCAAGAAGGAGCACATCGCCGTCGGCGAGGCGCACAAGCTCGGCATTCCCGTGATCGCAGTGCTCGACACCAACTGTGATCCCGACGAGGTCGACTTCCCAATCCCAGGCAACGACGATGCAATTCGCTCCGTCGCGCTGCTGACCCGTGTGATTGCAGATGCCGTTGCTGAGGGCTTGATGGCCCGCGCCAGTCGCGCGTCAGGGCTTTCAGAGCCAGCACCGGAGCCATTGGCCGAGTGGGAGCGCGAGTTGCTCGAAGGCGCGGACGCGGCAGTTGCCGCAGAGGTTGTCGTTGAGCCGGCAGCAGTTGCAGAAGAAGCGCCAGTCGCGGATCAAATCCCGATCGTCTAG
- the tsf gene encoding translation elongation factor Ts has product MANITAAEVKKLRDYTAAGMMECKRALEESDGDFDKAVELLRISGAAKAAKRGAEREASNGLVAASGNALVELLCETDFVAKNADFQALADAIVLAVAEGQFADAEAANAATLADGRTAAGAIAEMAGVIGEVITIGRVAVLPAPVTVYLHRRSSDLPAQVGVMVAYTGQEDAARGAAMQIAAMRPQFLTRDEVPAEVVESERRIAEATAKEEGKPEAAMSKIIEGRVNSFFKDNVLLEQASVVEQKQSVAQVLASANTEVSAFVRFEIGQ; this is encoded by the coding sequence ATGGCGAATATCACTGCCGCCGAAGTCAAGAAGCTCCGCGACTACACCGCCGCGGGCATGATGGAATGCAAGCGCGCCCTCGAAGAATCTGATGGCGACTTCGACAAGGCCGTCGAACTCCTGCGCATCTCCGGAGCCGCCAAGGCTGCCAAGCGCGGCGCCGAGCGCGAGGCCTCCAACGGACTTGTCGCCGCAAGTGGCAATGCGCTTGTCGAATTGCTCTGCGAGACTGATTTCGTCGCCAAGAATGCCGATTTCCAGGCCCTGGCCGATGCAATCGTGCTGGCTGTCGCCGAGGGACAGTTCGCTGACGCAGAGGCTGCCAACGCTGCCACCCTTGCTGATGGTCGTACGGCAGCAGGTGCCATTGCCGAGATGGCCGGCGTGATTGGTGAGGTCATCACCATCGGGCGCGTTGCCGTGCTCCCAGCCCCGGTCACGGTCTACCTGCACCGACGCTCCTCAGACCTGCCCGCTCAGGTCGGCGTCATGGTGGCCTACACAGGCCAAGAGGACGCTGCTCGTGGCGCTGCCATGCAGATCGCTGCCATGCGTCCGCAGTTCCTCACCCGCGACGAGGTTCCAGCCGAAGTTGTCGAAAGTGAGCGACGCATCGCCGAGGCAACTGCCAAGGAGGAGGGCAAGCCTGAGGCTGCGATGTCCAAGATCATCGAGGGCCGCGTGAACTCCTTCTTCAAGGACAACGTGCTCTTGGAGCAGGCCAGCGTCGTGGAGCAGAAGCAGTCCGTTGCTCAGGTGCTCGCCTCAGCGAACACCGAAGTTTCGGCATTCGTGCGTTTCGAGATTGGTCAGTAA